The genomic DNA TTCGGTGACCAGGGACTCGCGGGTGCAGGTGGCCTAAGGGGCCTCCGGATGAGTGTCGGTCTGCGCCATGAATGATCGAACTGCGCTCGGAGCGGAGCCTGATGTCGCGGGTCGAAGGCCGGGAAGCTGACGTGGATCGGCTGACGATGCCGTGAATCGGCAGGCGGGGACCGCGGGGCCCCGACAGACAGCGAGAGCCCCCGCCCGTTCAGCGCATTGACTGACAGGCGGGGGCTCTCTTGTGTGGTGCCCGCGACAGGATTCGAACCTACGACCTTCTGCTCCGGAGGCAGACGCTCTATCCACTGAGCTACGCGGGCCGCTTGCGCATGAAACACGCGCATCACCGAGATTAGCAGTTCTTGACGGGGGATGAGGAATCGGCGGCCCCGTCGTCGTGATCCCTGAGGGAAGACGGACCGGACACCCGCCCCCGCACCGTCAAGGGGAGGCCAGGGCGGGCCGGCGCCTGCGGACGCCCGAGCGGTCCAGCGCCGTGCCGCCTAGAATGGGCGGGTGACTCCAGAACAACTCTCCGCAGCCCTGACCGCCGCCCTCTCCGCCGCTATCGAGGCGGGGGACCTCCGCCTCCCCGAAGGCGAGTCCCTGCCCGAGGTCCGAGTGGAGCGCCCCAAGTCGCGAGCTCACGGAGACTGGGCCACGAACATCGCCCTCCAGCTGGGCAAGAAGGCAGGCATGGCGCCGCGCGCGCTCGCCGAACTCCTCATCCCGCGCTTCACGGAGATCGAGGGCGTCTCGAGCGTCGAGATCGCCGGCCCGGGCTTCCTCAACCTCCGTCTCGACGCGGCCTCGACGGGCCAGCTTGCCGCCGCGATCCTCGAGCAGGGCGCCGCCTACGGGCGCAACGACTCCCTCGCCGGGCAGGTCATCAACGTCGAGTTCGTCTCCGCCAACCCGACCGGCCCCCTCCATATCGGCCACACCCGCTGGGCCGCGCTCGGCGACGCGCTGGGCCGCGTCCTCTCCGCCAGCGGCGCGGACGTCACCCGCGAGTACTACATCAACGACGCCGGCACGCAGATGAACGTCTTCGCAGCCTCGATCCTCGCGCGCCTCAAGGGGGAGAGCGTCCCCGAGGGCGGGTACCCCGGCGCGTACGTCCAGGAGCTCGCGGACGCGATCGCCGCGGACCACCCTGACGTCAAGGAGCTCACGGACGAGGCCGCGCTCCCCGTCCTCCGGGCCGAGGGCTACGCGCTCCAGATGCAGGACATCAAGGACACGCTCGCGGCCTTCAACGTCGAGTTCGACACCTACTTCTCCGAGTCTGACCTGCACGAGTCGGGCGCCGTCGAGAAGGCTGTCGAGCGCCTCCGCGAGCAGGGCCACGTCTACGAGCAGGACGGGGCGGTCTGGCTGCGCACCACCGACTTCACGGACGACAAGGACCGGGTCATGATCCGCGCCAACGGCGAGCCCACCTACTTCGCCGCCGACGCCGCCTACTACCTCTCCAAGAAGGACCGCGGCTACGACCAGAAGATCTACCTCCTCGGCGCCGACCACCACGGCTACATCGGCCGCCTCAAGGCCATCGCCAGCGCGGCGGGGGACAACGCGGACCACAACATCGAGATCCTCATCGGCCAGCTCATCAGCGTCAACGGGGCCCGCCTGTCCAAGCGGGCCGGCAACATCATCGAGCTCAAGGACCTCGTCGAGTGGCTCGGCACGGACGCGCTGCGCTACTCCCTGGCGCGCTTCCCGGCGGACTCGCCCATGACGATCGACCCGGACCTGCTGCGCTCGCGGACCAACGACAACCCCGTCTTCTACGTCCAGTACGCCCACGCTCGCTCCTGCTCCGCAGCGGAGAAGGCCGAGGCCGCCGGCGTGACGCGCACCGGTTTCGAGCCGGCCCGCCTCGATTCGGCGGGCGACGAGGCACTCTTGGCCGCGCTGAGCCGCTTCCCCGCCGTCGTCGCCGAAGCCGCCCGCTTCCGCGAGCCGCACCGGGTGGCGCGCTATCTCGAGTCCCTCGCGAGCGACTACCACTCCTGGTATGGGGAGAACCGCATCGCGCCGCGCGCGGGCGAGGACCTGACCCCCGCGCACCACGCGCGCCGCCACCTCAACGACGCGACGACGCAGGTCTTGGCCAATGGACTCGCGTTGCTCGGCGTCTCCGCTCCGACAAGGATGTAGGGCATGAACGCGCACGCCCCTGCCTGGCTCACGGTCCCAGACGACGTCAACGCCCTGCGCCCGGATGAGTGGGCGGCCGACGTCGCCCGGTCGGCCGCGGGGGAGGTGTCCGTCGCCGGCCTCCCCGCGGCGGAGCTCGCGCGCGAGTTCGGCACCCCGCTCTTCGTCCTGAGCGAGGAGGACTTCCGCCGCCGAGCGCGCCTGTTCCGCGACACCTTCGCGGAGGCGTTCAAGAGGATCGGTGCCGAGGCCGAGGTCTACTATGCGGGCAAGTCGTTCCTCTGCACGGAGGTCGCGCGCTGGGTCGAGTCCG from Falsarthrobacter nasiphocae includes the following:
- the argS gene encoding arginine--tRNA ligase; this encodes MTPEQLSAALTAALSAAIEAGDLRLPEGESLPEVRVERPKSRAHGDWATNIALQLGKKAGMAPRALAELLIPRFTEIEGVSSVEIAGPGFLNLRLDAASTGQLAAAILEQGAAYGRNDSLAGQVINVEFVSANPTGPLHIGHTRWAALGDALGRVLSASGADVTREYYINDAGTQMNVFAASILARLKGESVPEGGYPGAYVQELADAIAADHPDVKELTDEAALPVLRAEGYALQMQDIKDTLAAFNVEFDTYFSESDLHESGAVEKAVERLREQGHVYEQDGAVWLRTTDFTDDKDRVMIRANGEPTYFAADAAYYLSKKDRGYDQKIYLLGADHHGYIGRLKAIASAAGDNADHNIEILIGQLISVNGARLSKRAGNIIELKDLVEWLGTDALRYSLARFPADSPMTIDPDLLRSRTNDNPVFYVQYAHARSCSAAEKAEAAGVTRTGFEPARLDSAGDEALLAALSRFPAVVAEAARFREPHRVARYLESLASDYHSWYGENRIAPRAGEDLTPAHHARRHLNDATTQVLANGLALLGVSAPTRM